Genomic DNA from Halobacteriovorax sp. DA5:
TTCTCATTCTTTGCAGAGTTTGGACCCATTAGAAGTTGTCTCTTTTTTGGATTATTGATCATGACACAAAAAGTAACAGGATCTGCTTCAAAGCTTCTTCCGCAAATATTATAAACGAAGTCGAGGCTTCCTGTTTTATAGCGGTACTTCTCAAACCCTTCATTAGTTAAGTACTTGCGATGTAGAGAACCACTGTGACCAGTAATTGAAAGTAGATTAATGAAGTAGTTATTTCCAAATTTCTTATAAGCGTTCTTATTGATGAAATTAACAATATCTTGAGCTAACATTTCTATGTTAACACTCAGTCCAGAACTATTAGTAAGCTCGCCTTTAACAGGTAGCTTTAAGTCGCTAACCATTTTTTGAGCAGCATCTTTCAAATTATCTTTTTTTGTCGCTTTTAAGACTAGTGTTTCAATAAATAAGTTATTTGAGTACTCGAGAGATAATTTTACCATATCTAAAGAAGGCACAGAGTAGACAGTGTTTAAAATTTTAGACTTAGTAAAACTTTCTTCAAACGCCACGCCTTTTGTTTCAATGCCCGCAATCTTTAAGTGATGATTAAAATAATTAGCATTAAACTGTAGAGAGTCTCTTATAGGTACTTCTAGAAAGTAATCTTTGGAATTTGTATAAACCCATGATTCCTTTTCATTATTTTTGATATGACGAAAAACTTCTCCAGGCCCTAGTGGCTTAGGTGACTTTTTAATTTCTAGGCCATTGTGAGTTGGGAAAATATTTTTATCGTCACGTCCGATCGACTTGAAACGGTTAAAATTTATGTTAAGGCCTGAAATACTTTGGTTATATGGTTGGTCATCTAGTCCAACATTTCCTATACGATTTAGATCGACAAAATTATTAACAACAATGAGTTTTCCTTCAACTTTCTTTATTCCAGCTGCCTTTACTGCATCAATGAGATCATAGGCTTGTGCTGTTAGAAAGTAGGGGTCACCTGAAGTACTTAGGATAAGGTCTCCCTTTAGTGTCCCGTTTGAAATATGTCCTCTTGAGGCAATCGATGTTTTAAAACGATAGTCTGTACCTAATTTATCGAGGATGTAATAAGCCGAAAATATTTTAAAAATCGAAGCGGGGATAAAAGAGTTTTTTGAATCGAGGGATCTTGATTTACCACTATCCCATTGTAAGAAGTAACTTAATTCGTCACCCTTATCTAAAAATTCTTTCTTTAAATTGTCGATTGATGTTGTGGCAAGAGATGCTAGAGAAAAAAATATTAAAACTAAAAACTTCATTTGTGCTTATCCTTATGGCAACAGTCTAGAGTTACAGGATCATATCCGCCTTTTGACCATGGGTGGCAACTCGCAATACGTTTTGTTGTTTTCCAAAATGCTATGTGAAATGGCAGTTTGGAAAAGGCCTCAATGCCATATTGAGAGCATGTTGGAGTATAGCGACAATTTGCCCCGAGAAATGGGGAGATTGCTATTTGGTAAAAGCGGATTAATTTGATGAAAATGTATCTCATTACGCGTTATTTTAGCATTTTCATGGATAATTTGCTAAATTTTTATGGTTCAAATTAATAGGAAAGAAGATGTTAAAACAAGAAAGAGCAGACTATATTGTCGAGGCACTTGAGGAGCTTTATCCAGAGACTCCAACGCCTCTAGATCATACGAATGAGTTCACCTTACTGATAGCTGTCTTATTATCAGCACAATGTACAGATGAACGAGTTAATCAGGTGACGCCGGCACTTTTTGCAAAGGCCGATAACGCACGCGACATGATGAAGTTAACACAAGAAGAAATTAAAGAAATCATTAAACCTTGTGGACTTTCTCCAAGAAAGTCTAAGGCCATTTATGATCTCTCAAGAATTCTTGTTAATGAACATGATGGAGAAGTTCCGGCAAGTTTTGAAGATCTTGAAAAGCTTCCTGGTGTCGGTCATAAAACGGCCTCTGTTGTTATGGCCCAGGCCTTTGATGTACCAGCTTTTCCTGTGGACACTCATATTCACAGGCTTGCTCAGCGTTGGGGCCTAACAAAGGGAAAGAATGTCGAACAAACAGAAGAGGATTGTAAGAAACTCTTTCCAAGAGATCTTTGGAATAAACTTCACTTGCAAATTATCTTCTATGGCCGTGAATATTGTAAGGCGAGATCATGTTTTGGACTTGAATGTCCAATCTGCCGCTATGTATATCCAAATCGTAAATCAAAAGTAGAGACAAAGAAATGAGAGTAACAAGAATTAATGATTTTGATATTTTACTACAAGAAGGAAGTACAAATAAGTCAATCGTAGTACTTCATGGATATGGAGCAAGTTTTCAAGATTTAGCTCCTCTATATCAGTATCTAGATCCAAAGGATGAATTCAATTGGTATTTTGTCGATGGACCGATGAAAGTTGATATTGGAATGGGGATGAAGGGAAGTGCCTGGTTTCCAATCGATATGATGGGACTTCAACAAGCTTCGATGGAAGGACGAATCGAAGATTTCTTCTCTCAGAGTGTTCCTGATGGAATCGAAGATATGCGTGATCGCTTAGTTCATTTGATCAAAGAGATTAAAAAGAATAGCACAGAAGTATTCCTAGGGGGATTCTCACAAGGC
This window encodes:
- a CDS encoding D-alanyl-D-alanine carboxypeptidase, with amino-acid sequence MKFLVLIFFSLASLATTSIDNLKKEFLDKGDELSYFLQWDSGKSRSLDSKNSFIPASIFKIFSAYYILDKLGTDYRFKTSIASRGHISNGTLKGDLILSTSGDPYFLTAQAYDLIDAVKAAGIKKVEGKLIVVNNFVDLNRIGNVGLDDQPYNQSISGLNINFNRFKSIGRDDKNIFPTHNGLEIKKSPKPLGPGEVFRHIKNNEKESWVYTNSKDYFLEVPIRDSLQFNANYFNHHLKIAGIETKGVAFEESFTKSKILNTVYSVPSLDMVKLSLEYSNNLFIETLVLKATKKDNLKDAAQKMVSDLKLPVKGELTNSSGLSVNIEMLAQDIVNFINKNAYKKFGNNYFINLLSITGHSGSLHRKYLTNEGFEKYRYKTGSLDFVYNICGRSFEADPVTFCVMINNPKKRQLLMGPNSAKNEKLRQEAKAWRRSKERFSELLMYELN
- the yidD gene encoding membrane protein insertion efficiency factor YidD, translating into MRYIFIKLIRFYQIAISPFLGANCRYTPTCSQYGIEAFSKLPFHIAFWKTTKRIASCHPWSKGGYDPVTLDCCHKDKHK
- the nth gene encoding endonuclease III; this translates as MLKQERADYIVEALEELYPETPTPLDHTNEFTLLIAVLLSAQCTDERVNQVTPALFAKADNARDMMKLTQEEIKEIIKPCGLSPRKSKAIYDLSRILVNEHDGEVPASFEDLEKLPGVGHKTASVVMAQAFDVPAFPVDTHIHRLAQRWGLTKGKNVEQTEEDCKKLFPRDLWNKLHLQIIFYGREYCKARSCFGLECPICRYVYPNRKSKVETKK
- a CDS encoding alpha/beta hydrolase — encoded protein: MRVTRINDFDILLQEGSTNKSIVVLHGYGASFQDLAPLYQYLDPKDEFNWYFVDGPMKVDIGMGMKGSAWFPIDMMGLQQASMEGRIEDFFSQSVPDGIEDMRDRLVHLIKEIKKNSTEVFLGGFSQGSMLSLAVAYKEPHLIERLFLLSSTLFDEAHIAENTKHIKHIPIFQSHGSVDPILPYFLSEKLKSYLEKVNEYEFHPFQGGHEIPMPVIQKLKDFLGK